A single window of Haliotis asinina isolate JCU_RB_2024 chromosome 5, JCU_Hal_asi_v2, whole genome shotgun sequence DNA harbors:
- the LOC137285278 gene encoding lysosomal alpha-mannosidase-like isoform X1, with amino-acid sequence MMGLMRLVFYRRRKCLHMILILIPVSLLISYIYFGNDSYTSVQHLQQQALGKAGLGVESMMTGEKKARPRPGHGLAAGHYEMVENISLHAVQHDMQYNLKTHEVQKRIKVQKQEEKASPKRSESQGRTRNARESPGHPQQRSGTCDSSKCNPTKDGMLNVHIVAHSHDDVGWKKTYMQYYNGKSGAFEETQYHGGECTRCILNSVIPELLKNPNRRFIFVEMAFFSLWFHEQDKNRQEEVRKLIRERRLELIIGGWCMSDSATTYYDDVIDQHTHGFQWIERQFGECAVPKSAWHVDQFGHSREHSALFAQFGFDGLLVGRIDVLDHTRRTKTQNMETIWKTSPDNLGDKTDLFTSVLYDGYFSPGAYYGIMDDRRKDRTAEEFVAMASERAKAFKTQHVLVPFGGDFAFNSASSLYDVIDNLIKHINGKQDTGRKVNVLYSTPTCYINSVNREAATFETMSTDFFPYGIIPNTYWTGFFTSRPGLKRHVKVASSLLQTCKMLAVIAELKDAVRGVSDLKEAVGILQHHDAITGTEQQHVTNDYSLMLSAGEQSCQTVVTRAYQSLLKVSNPVHFCPLLNISVCGLTENHTEFTVQVFNPLGWNVTHWVRLPVPVAVYTVTSPDGGSVKNQLVPMPESTNHIPERGSSSSVAELVFKAALPPLGYSVYYVRKTGGLNSRPQSEDAAGQGDITFGNQHLSLVVSGTTGLTQTLKNVATDVTIDFVQSFLYYIGSEGGTRIPGDRRGGMGGFFGGHKRASGAYAFVPKENTPPVPLVGPDGKVKVRVVKGPNVQEIHQEFSPWVSQVIRLYNDAPYLELEWTVGPIPERDRQTKEVISRLQTNMHTKKTFYTDSNGREMVTRRLNVREPFPFNVTCPISGNYYPVTGRIFITDDERNVQLTVLTDRSQAGASLQDGQMELMVHRRTFKDDDFGVEEPLDEKGVDGKGLIVRGKHYVVLNTIDQSPEDYRHLGLQVHHFPTLSFMSGVDIKASKTKASWLKKSLPDNVHLLTLDQIHGDPNLLLLRLENCYEKKENPQTAKLALLDYIDGIKSVLERSLGDNHNITSVKRLRWITAEGQTTPAEISDAVTDVHLPPYIITLKPMEIRTFHIYIEHSV; translated from the exons A TGATGGGACTCATGAGGCTGGTGTTCTACCGCAGACGGAAATGTCTACATATGATTCTCATCCTGATTCCCGTGTCGTTGCTCATATCCTACATCTACTTTGGCAACGACAGCTATACCTCAGTACAACATCTACAGCAACAGGCACTAGGAAAAGCCGGTCTTGGGGTCGAATCGATGATGACTGGGGAGAAGAAGGCGCGTCCCCGGCCAGGTCATGGCTTAGCGGCAGGACACTACGAGATGGTGGAGAACATCTCCTTACATGCAGTTCAACACGACATGCAGTACAACCTGAAGACGCACGAAGTGCAAAAAAGAATAAAAGTGCAGAAACAAGAAGAGAAAGCCTCCCCCAAACGTTCAGAATCACAAGGGAGAACACGGAATGCAAGGGAAAGTCCTGGGCACCCCCAACAGCGGTCCGGCACGTGCGATAGTTCG AAATGTAACCCTACGAAGGACGGCATGCTCAACGTCCACATCGTCGCCCACTCACACGACGACGTCGGGTGGAAGAAGACGTACATGCAGTATTACAACGGGAAGTCTGGTGCCTTTG AGGAGACCCAGTATCATGGCGGAGAGTGTACGCGCTGTATCCTCAACTCTGTCATCCCCGAGCTTCTGAAGAACCCAAATCGCCGCTTCATCTTTGTGGAGATGGCGTTCTTTTCTCTGTGGTTCCACGAGCAAGACAAGAACCGACAGGAGGAGGTCAGGAAGCTTATCAGGGAAC GGAGATTGGAGCTCATAATTGGCGGATGGTGCATGAGCGACTCCGCCACCACATACTACGACGACGTCATCGACCAACACACCCATGGGTTCCAGTGGATAGAACGACAGTTCGGCGAGTGCGCTGTGCCGAAAAGTGCATGGCACGTTGACCAGTTTGGCCACTCGAGGGAACACTCGGCATTATTTGCACAG TTTGGCTTTGATGGTCTGCTGGTGGGGAGGATTGACGTCCTGGACCACACCCGGAGGACAAAGACACAGAATATGGAAACCATCTGGAAGACAAGTCCGGATAATCTCG gtgacaagacgGACCTCTTTACCAGCGTCCTTTACGACGGCTACTTCAGCCCCGGCGCCTACTACGGTATAATGGAC GACAGACGAAAGGACAGGACAGCTGAAGAGTTTGTTGCCATGGCATCAGAGCGG GCCAAAGCTTTCAAGACACAGCATGTGCTGGTACCTTTCGGCGGAGACTTTGCCTTCAACAGTGCTTCCTCGCTTTACGACGTCATCGACAATCTGATCAAACATATCAATGGAAAG CAAGATACCGGCAGAAAGGTGAACGTCCTCTACTCCACACCGACTTGCTACATCAACAGCGTCAACAGAGAAGCCGCAACATTTGAGACGATGTCGACCGACTTTTTCCCCTACGGTATCATCCCCAACACCTACTGGACCGGCTTCTTCACCAGCAGACCCGGACTCAAGCGCCATGTGAAAGTGGCCAGTAGTTTGTTGCAG ACCTGCAAAATGCTGGCTGTTATTGCCGAGCTGAAGGATGCAGTTCGTGGTGTTTCTGATCTCA AGGAGGCTGTAGGGATCCTCCAGCACCATGACGCCATAAC AGGGACCGAGCAGCAGCATGTAACAAACGACTACAGCCTGATGCTGAGTGCTGGTGAACAGTCCTGTCAG ACCGTGGTAACGAGGGCCTACCAATCACTGCTGAAAGTGTCCAACCctgtccacttctgtccactgCTCAATATCAGCGTGTGCGGGTTGACAGAAAACCATACAGAG TTTACAGTACAGGTTTTCAACCCTCTCGGATGGAACGTCACACACTGGGTTCGACTTCCGGTTCCTGTGGCGGTCTACACTGTGACCTCTCCTGATGGGGGAAGCGTGAAAAATCAG CTTGTGCCCATGCCGGAGTCCACAAACCACATTCCAGAACGAGGTTCGTCCAGCAGTGTGGCGGAGCTGGTATTCAAGGCCGCACTTCCCCCTCTCGGGTACAGCGTCTACTACGTCAGGAAGACCGGCG GTTTGAATTCCCGGCCCCAGTCAGAAGATGCGGCAGGTCAGGGCGACATTACCTTCGGGAACCAG CATTTATCTCTTGTGGTCAGCGGCACAACAGGTCTTACACAGACGTTAAAGAACGTTGCAACCGACGTCACCATAGACTTCGTGCAGTCTTTCCTGTATTATATCGGGAGTGAGGGTGGAACCAGAATCCCGGGGGACAGAAGGGGAGGAATGGGGGGCTTCTTTGGGGGTCACAAGAGAGCGTCCGGGGCGTATGCATTTGTACCCAAGGAAAATACTCCACCAGTTCCTTTGGTGGGACCTGAcgggaaggtcaaggtcagggtGGTCAAG GGCCCCAATGTCCAGGAGATACACCAGGAGTTCAGCCCATGGGTCAGTCAGGTGATCAGATTGTATAATGACGCACCGTATCTGGAACTGGAGTGGACTGTTGGGCCTATACCAGAACG TGACCGGCAGACCAAGGAGGTGATATCCCGGCTACAAACTAACATGCACACAAAGAAGACCTTTTACACAGACTCTAATGGCCGGGAGATGGTAACAAGAAG ATTGAATGTCCGGGAACCGTTCCCCTTCAACGTGACGTGCCCAATATCGGGCAACTACTACCCAGTAACTGGACGAATATTCATCACA GATGATGAGAGGAATGTCCAGCTGACAGTTCTCACTGACCGCTCCCAGGCTGGGGCCAGTCTCCAGGATGGACAGATGGAACTCATG GTTCACCGCCGAACTTTCAAGGACGATGATTTTGGTGTGGAGGAACCGCTCGATGAAAAGGGAGTAGATGGAAAGGGCCTAATCGTAAGAG GTAAGCATTACGTTGTACTGAACACGATTGACCAGTCACCGGAGGACTACCGACATCTTGGACTGCAGGTGCACCACTTCCCTACACTGTCCTTCATGTCGGGAGTGGATATCAAGGCGAGCAAGACAAAG GCGAGTTGGCTGAAGAAGAGTCTACCGGACAATGTCCATCTTTTGACACTTGACCAGATCCATGGCGACCCCAACTTGCTTCTGCTGCGGCTAGAGAACTGTTATGAGAAGAAGGAAAACCCACAAACTGCAAAACTGGCTTTGCTT GATTACATCGACGGTATCAAGTCGGTACTGGAACGCAGTCTCGGCGACAACCACAACATCACAAGCGTCAAGCGGCTCCGCTGGATAACTGCTGAAGGTCAAACAACGCCAGCTGAGATAAGCG ATGCGGTTACAGACGTACATCTTCCTCCGTACATCATAACATTAAAACCGATGGAAATCAGgacatttcatatatatatagagcACTCAGTTTGA
- the LOC137285278 gene encoding lysosomal alpha-mannosidase-like isoform X2: MGLMRLVFYRRRKCLHMILILIPVSLLISYIYFGNDSYTSVQHLQQQALGKAGLGVESMMTGEKKARPRPGHGLAAGHYEMVENISLHAVQHDMQYNLKTHEVQKRIKVQKQEEKASPKRSESQGRTRNARESPGHPQQRSGTCDSSKCNPTKDGMLNVHIVAHSHDDVGWKKTYMQYYNGKSGAFEETQYHGGECTRCILNSVIPELLKNPNRRFIFVEMAFFSLWFHEQDKNRQEEVRKLIRERRLELIIGGWCMSDSATTYYDDVIDQHTHGFQWIERQFGECAVPKSAWHVDQFGHSREHSALFAQFGFDGLLVGRIDVLDHTRRTKTQNMETIWKTSPDNLGDKTDLFTSVLYDGYFSPGAYYGIMDDRRKDRTAEEFVAMASERAKAFKTQHVLVPFGGDFAFNSASSLYDVIDNLIKHINGKQDTGRKVNVLYSTPTCYINSVNREAATFETMSTDFFPYGIIPNTYWTGFFTSRPGLKRHVKVASSLLQTCKMLAVIAELKDAVRGVSDLKEAVGILQHHDAITGTEQQHVTNDYSLMLSAGEQSCQTVVTRAYQSLLKVSNPVHFCPLLNISVCGLTENHTEFTVQVFNPLGWNVTHWVRLPVPVAVYTVTSPDGGSVKNQLVPMPESTNHIPERGSSSSVAELVFKAALPPLGYSVYYVRKTGGLNSRPQSEDAAGQGDITFGNQHLSLVVSGTTGLTQTLKNVATDVTIDFVQSFLYYIGSEGGTRIPGDRRGGMGGFFGGHKRASGAYAFVPKENTPPVPLVGPDGKVKVRVVKGPNVQEIHQEFSPWVSQVIRLYNDAPYLELEWTVGPIPERDRQTKEVISRLQTNMHTKKTFYTDSNGREMVTRRLNVREPFPFNVTCPISGNYYPVTGRIFITDDERNVQLTVLTDRSQAGASLQDGQMELMVHRRTFKDDDFGVEEPLDEKGVDGKGLIVRGKHYVVLNTIDQSPEDYRHLGLQVHHFPTLSFMSGVDIKASKTKASWLKKSLPDNVHLLTLDQIHGDPNLLLLRLENCYEKKENPQTAKLALLDYIDGIKSVLERSLGDNHNITSVKRLRWITAEGQTTPAEISDAVTDVHLPPYIITLKPMEIRTFHIYIEHSV, translated from the exons ATGGGACTCATGAGGCTGGTGTTCTACCGCAGACGGAAATGTCTACATATGATTCTCATCCTGATTCCCGTGTCGTTGCTCATATCCTACATCTACTTTGGCAACGACAGCTATACCTCAGTACAACATCTACAGCAACAGGCACTAGGAAAAGCCGGTCTTGGGGTCGAATCGATGATGACTGGGGAGAAGAAGGCGCGTCCCCGGCCAGGTCATGGCTTAGCGGCAGGACACTACGAGATGGTGGAGAACATCTCCTTACATGCAGTTCAACACGACATGCAGTACAACCTGAAGACGCACGAAGTGCAAAAAAGAATAAAAGTGCAGAAACAAGAAGAGAAAGCCTCCCCCAAACGTTCAGAATCACAAGGGAGAACACGGAATGCAAGGGAAAGTCCTGGGCACCCCCAACAGCGGTCCGGCACGTGCGATAGTTCG AAATGTAACCCTACGAAGGACGGCATGCTCAACGTCCACATCGTCGCCCACTCACACGACGACGTCGGGTGGAAGAAGACGTACATGCAGTATTACAACGGGAAGTCTGGTGCCTTTG AGGAGACCCAGTATCATGGCGGAGAGTGTACGCGCTGTATCCTCAACTCTGTCATCCCCGAGCTTCTGAAGAACCCAAATCGCCGCTTCATCTTTGTGGAGATGGCGTTCTTTTCTCTGTGGTTCCACGAGCAAGACAAGAACCGACAGGAGGAGGTCAGGAAGCTTATCAGGGAAC GGAGATTGGAGCTCATAATTGGCGGATGGTGCATGAGCGACTCCGCCACCACATACTACGACGACGTCATCGACCAACACACCCATGGGTTCCAGTGGATAGAACGACAGTTCGGCGAGTGCGCTGTGCCGAAAAGTGCATGGCACGTTGACCAGTTTGGCCACTCGAGGGAACACTCGGCATTATTTGCACAG TTTGGCTTTGATGGTCTGCTGGTGGGGAGGATTGACGTCCTGGACCACACCCGGAGGACAAAGACACAGAATATGGAAACCATCTGGAAGACAAGTCCGGATAATCTCG gtgacaagacgGACCTCTTTACCAGCGTCCTTTACGACGGCTACTTCAGCCCCGGCGCCTACTACGGTATAATGGAC GACAGACGAAAGGACAGGACAGCTGAAGAGTTTGTTGCCATGGCATCAGAGCGG GCCAAAGCTTTCAAGACACAGCATGTGCTGGTACCTTTCGGCGGAGACTTTGCCTTCAACAGTGCTTCCTCGCTTTACGACGTCATCGACAATCTGATCAAACATATCAATGGAAAG CAAGATACCGGCAGAAAGGTGAACGTCCTCTACTCCACACCGACTTGCTACATCAACAGCGTCAACAGAGAAGCCGCAACATTTGAGACGATGTCGACCGACTTTTTCCCCTACGGTATCATCCCCAACACCTACTGGACCGGCTTCTTCACCAGCAGACCCGGACTCAAGCGCCATGTGAAAGTGGCCAGTAGTTTGTTGCAG ACCTGCAAAATGCTGGCTGTTATTGCCGAGCTGAAGGATGCAGTTCGTGGTGTTTCTGATCTCA AGGAGGCTGTAGGGATCCTCCAGCACCATGACGCCATAAC AGGGACCGAGCAGCAGCATGTAACAAACGACTACAGCCTGATGCTGAGTGCTGGTGAACAGTCCTGTCAG ACCGTGGTAACGAGGGCCTACCAATCACTGCTGAAAGTGTCCAACCctgtccacttctgtccactgCTCAATATCAGCGTGTGCGGGTTGACAGAAAACCATACAGAG TTTACAGTACAGGTTTTCAACCCTCTCGGATGGAACGTCACACACTGGGTTCGACTTCCGGTTCCTGTGGCGGTCTACACTGTGACCTCTCCTGATGGGGGAAGCGTGAAAAATCAG CTTGTGCCCATGCCGGAGTCCACAAACCACATTCCAGAACGAGGTTCGTCCAGCAGTGTGGCGGAGCTGGTATTCAAGGCCGCACTTCCCCCTCTCGGGTACAGCGTCTACTACGTCAGGAAGACCGGCG GTTTGAATTCCCGGCCCCAGTCAGAAGATGCGGCAGGTCAGGGCGACATTACCTTCGGGAACCAG CATTTATCTCTTGTGGTCAGCGGCACAACAGGTCTTACACAGACGTTAAAGAACGTTGCAACCGACGTCACCATAGACTTCGTGCAGTCTTTCCTGTATTATATCGGGAGTGAGGGTGGAACCAGAATCCCGGGGGACAGAAGGGGAGGAATGGGGGGCTTCTTTGGGGGTCACAAGAGAGCGTCCGGGGCGTATGCATTTGTACCCAAGGAAAATACTCCACCAGTTCCTTTGGTGGGACCTGAcgggaaggtcaaggtcagggtGGTCAAG GGCCCCAATGTCCAGGAGATACACCAGGAGTTCAGCCCATGGGTCAGTCAGGTGATCAGATTGTATAATGACGCACCGTATCTGGAACTGGAGTGGACTGTTGGGCCTATACCAGAACG TGACCGGCAGACCAAGGAGGTGATATCCCGGCTACAAACTAACATGCACACAAAGAAGACCTTTTACACAGACTCTAATGGCCGGGAGATGGTAACAAGAAG ATTGAATGTCCGGGAACCGTTCCCCTTCAACGTGACGTGCCCAATATCGGGCAACTACTACCCAGTAACTGGACGAATATTCATCACA GATGATGAGAGGAATGTCCAGCTGACAGTTCTCACTGACCGCTCCCAGGCTGGGGCCAGTCTCCAGGATGGACAGATGGAACTCATG GTTCACCGCCGAACTTTCAAGGACGATGATTTTGGTGTGGAGGAACCGCTCGATGAAAAGGGAGTAGATGGAAAGGGCCTAATCGTAAGAG GTAAGCATTACGTTGTACTGAACACGATTGACCAGTCACCGGAGGACTACCGACATCTTGGACTGCAGGTGCACCACTTCCCTACACTGTCCTTCATGTCGGGAGTGGATATCAAGGCGAGCAAGACAAAG GCGAGTTGGCTGAAGAAGAGTCTACCGGACAATGTCCATCTTTTGACACTTGACCAGATCCATGGCGACCCCAACTTGCTTCTGCTGCGGCTAGAGAACTGTTATGAGAAGAAGGAAAACCCACAAACTGCAAAACTGGCTTTGCTT GATTACATCGACGGTATCAAGTCGGTACTGGAACGCAGTCTCGGCGACAACCACAACATCACAAGCGTCAAGCGGCTCCGCTGGATAACTGCTGAAGGTCAAACAACGCCAGCTGAGATAAGCG ATGCGGTTACAGACGTACATCTTCCTCCGTACATCATAACATTAAAACCGATGGAAATCAGgacatttcatatatatatagagcACTCAGTTTGA